The Acetomicrobium thermoterrenum DSM 13490 genomic sequence AGACGTTAGTTGCCACAATGCCCGTCGTATTGAACGCTTTGAAGGGCAAAGGCGTTCATGTCGTGACGGTAAATGATTACTTGGCTAAACGTGATGCCGAGTGGATGGGCAAAGTATATCGTTTCCTCGGGTTGTCTGTCGGGGTAATTTACCCCTTTATGAGCATTGAAGAGAGAAGAGAAGCCTACGAAGCGGATATCACTTATGGTACCAACAGCGAATTCGGCTTCGATTATTTGAGGGACAATATGGCAATTTCGCCCTCTCAGTTGGTGCAAAGGGGACATCACTATGCAATAGTGGACGAGGTCGATTCCATTTTGATAGATGAGGCTAGAACTCCTCTTATAATATCAGGCCCATCAGAGGAGTCTGTTGAACCCTACAAAGTTGCCGACAGGATAGCGAAGTCCTTGACCGTTAACGAGGATTTCGAGATAGATGAAAAGGAAAAGAATGTGGCTTTGACCGAGGTAGGAATTAAGCGATGCGAAAAAATTCTGGGCATCGAAGATATATATGCTGAGGTGGAAACCTCGGAATTGCTTCATAAGATTGTGCAGGCCCTTAAGGCCAGATATCTTTTTAAGCGCGACGTCCATTACGTCATAAAGGACGGAGAAGTTGTGATCGTCGACGAGTTTACGGGGAGGTTGATGTACGGGCGGCGCTATTCCGATGGCCTTCATCAAGCAATCGAAGCCAAGGAGGGCGTCCGAATAGGAAGGGAAAATCAAACCCTTGCGACCATTACACTGCAAAACTACTTCAGGATGTATGAAAAATTGGCTGGCATGACAGGGACTGCCGCCACCGAGGCCGAGGAGTTTAATGAGATTTATGGCCTGGAAGTCGTCGTAATCCCAACCCATAAGCCGATGATCCGCCGCGATTTCCCCGATATCATTTACAGAAGCAAACGGGAAAAATTCGCAGCTGTCGCTGATGAGATCAAAGAATGCTACGAAAGGCGTCAGCCCGTGTTGATCGGCACAACATCGATAGAGAATTCAGAAAAACTAAGTAAATTGCTTTCAGCGCGCCACGTCCCTCATCAGGTCTTGAACGCAAAATATCATGAAAAGGAAGCAAAGATCATTGCCCAAGCCGGCCGTGTGGGTGCTGTCACGGTTGCCACAAATATGGCCGGGAGGGGGACGGATATCCTTCTCGGCGGCAATCCAGAGTTTCTTGCTCTGGAAGAGGCGGAAAAGAGGGGCGTAGATGTGGAAGGCGACAGGAAAGCCTATGAGGCCATATTAGAAGAATATAAAAGTCTATGCGACGAGGAGCACAAAAAAGTTGTATCCCTGGGAGGACTGCACGTCATTGGTACTGAGCGGCACGAATCTAGAAGGATAGATAATCAGTTGAGAGGGCGAAGCGGCCGCCAAGGCGACCCAGGATCATCGAGGTTTTATCTTTCCCTGGAGGATGATTTGCTTCGTCTCTTTGGATCGGACAGGATACAGGGCATAATGGAAAAGCTGGGCATGCAGGAAGGCGAGGCCATCGATCACCCTCTTTTG encodes the following:
- the secA gene encoding preprotein translocase subunit SecA; amino-acid sequence: MLNGLKKILGLDANDRALKRYSQTVNEINALEEEVAVLSDDDLAREIAEMRRRVVEGGQPLDEVMCRVFAIVREAAKRTLGMRHFDVQVTGAIALHEGKIAEMKTGEGKTLVATMPVVLNALKGKGVHVVTVNDYLAKRDAEWMGKVYRFLGLSVGVIYPFMSIEERREAYEADITYGTNSEFGFDYLRDNMAISPSQLVQRGHHYAIVDEVDSILIDEARTPLIISGPSEESVEPYKVADRIAKSLTVNEDFEIDEKEKNVALTEVGIKRCEKILGIEDIYAEVETSELLHKIVQALKARYLFKRDVHYVIKDGEVVIVDEFTGRLMYGRRYSDGLHQAIEAKEGVRIGRENQTLATITLQNYFRMYEKLAGMTGTAATEAEEFNEIYGLEVVVIPTHKPMIRRDFPDIIYRSKREKFAAVADEIKECYERRQPVLIGTTSIENSEKLSKLLSARHVPHQVLNAKYHEKEAKIIAQAGRVGAVTVATNMAGRGTDILLGGNPEFLALEEAEKRGVDVEGDRKAYEAILEEYKSLCDEEHKKVVSLGGLHVIGTERHESRRIDNQLRGRSGRQGDPGSSRFYLSLEDDLLRLFGSDRIQGIMEKLGMQEGEAIDHPLLSRAIESAQKKVEQYHFDIRKQLLQYDSVMNQQRIAIYDERKRILFADDLIEHTWQIITDTLDEILESYYPEGQEADQRGAVLKVKALFNGRVAECLTGVDDRSLLPEAREKMVSLLRDEFEAKLEELGRETANTIFKMILLHVVDSYWKEHLLAMDDLRRGIGLRALGQKDPLLEYQFESYNLFQQMLGSIREGVARLALKVSVAREGKTPQPQNRREIRDLALVGSAGKASSERNIEPTQGPRRTQKVGRNDPCPCGSGKKYKYCCGRNA